A region of Perognathus longimembris pacificus isolate PPM17 chromosome 19, ASM2315922v1, whole genome shotgun sequence DNA encodes the following proteins:
- the Il6st gene encoding interleukin-6 receptor subunit beta isoform X2, whose amino-acid sequence MKGDGKGYWSDWSEPASGITYEDRPSKAPSFWFKINSSKTHDSNRSVQLMWKTLPPFEANGKILNYEVILKGKTHLQNYTVNNTNFTVNLTNDRYIATLAARNLVGKSDAAVLTIPAFDFQASHPVMDLKAFPNDNKLWVEWTSPSKSVKKYIIEWCQLSDTSPCEPDWQQEESTVHHTYLKGDLKESVCYLITVTPVYSYGPGSPVSTKAYLKQAAPSRGPTVRTKKVGKNEAVLEWERLPVDDQNGFIRNYTIFYKSSIGNETVVRVDSSHTEYTLSPLTSDTLYMVRMAAYTDEGGKYGPEFTFTTPKFAQGEIEAIVVPVCLAFLLVTLLGVLFCFNKRDLIKKHIWPNVPDPSKSQIAQWSPHTPPRHNFSPKDKMYSDGNFTDVSVVEIEANDKKPFPEDLKSLDLFKKEKTSTEGHSSGIGGSSCMSSSRPSISSNDDNESSQNTASTVQYSTVVHSGYRHQVPSVQVFSRSESTQPLLDSEERSEDLQLVDSVDSGDGILPRQQYFKQNCSQPETSPDISHFERSKQVSSGSEEDFVRIKQQQISDRISQACGSGQMKMFPEVSAVDAFSPGTEGQVERFEPAGMEAVMDEEISKSYLPQTVRQGGYMPQ is encoded by the exons ATGAAGGGAGACGGGAAAGGCTACTGGAGTGACTGGAGTGAACCTGCAAGTGGAATCACATATGAAGACA gACCATCCAAAGCACCAAGTTTCTGGTTTAAGATAAATTCATCTAAAACTCATGACTCTAATAGATCTGTACAGCTTATGTGGaag ACACTGCCTCCTTTTGAAGCCAATGGGAAAATCTTGAATTATGAAGTGATTCTAAAAGGGAAAACACATCTACAAAATTACACTGTTAATAACACGAACTTCACAGTAAATCTCACAAATGATCGTTATATAGCAACTCTAGCAGCAAGAAATCTGGTTGGCAAGTCAGACGCAGCAGTGTTGACCATCCCCGCCTTTGACTTTCAAG cttCTCATCCTGTAATGGATCTGAAAGCATTCCCCAATGATAACAAGCTTTGGGTGGAGTGGACATCTCCAAGTAAATCTGTGAAGAAATACATAATTGAATGGTGCCAGCTGTCAGACACATCGCCCTGTGAACCAGACTGGCAGCAGGAAGAAAGCACTGTGCATCACACCTACTTAAAAG GGGACCTGAAGGAGAGCGTATGCTACCTGATCACAGTGACTCCTGTGTATTCATATGGCCCCGGAAGCCCCGTGTCTACAAAGGCATACCTGAAACAAGCTG CACCTTCTAGAGGACCTACTGTTCGGACAAAaaaagtggggaaaaatgaggctgTGTTAGAGTGGGAACGACTTCCTGTTGATGATCAGAATGGATTTATTAGAAATTATACTATATTTTATAAAAGCAGCATTGGAAATGAAACAG TAGTGCGTGTGGATTCTTCCCACACGGAATACACTCTATCCCCTCTGACGAGCGACACACTGTACATGGTGCGAATGGCAGCGTACACCGATGAAGGTGGCAAGTATGGCCCAGAGTTCACCTTCACCACAccaaagtttg ctcaaggagaAATAGAAGCCATAGTTGTACCTGTCTGCTTAGCGTTCCTACTGGTAACTCTTCTGGGAGTGTTGTTCTGCTTTAATAAGCGAGACTT aatTAAAAAGCACATCTGGCCTAATGTTCCAGATCCTTCAAAGAGTCAGATTGCCCAGTGGTCACCTCACACACCGCCAAGG CACAACTTCAGTCCAAAAGATAAGATGTATTCGGATGGCAATTTCACTGATGTAAGTGTTGTAGAAATAGAAGCAAATGACAAAAAGCCTTTTCCAGAGGATCTGAAATCACTGGACCTATTCAAGAAGGAAAAAACGAGTACGGAGGGCCACAGCAGTGGTATCGGCGGGTCTTCATGCATGTCATCTTCGAGGCCAAGCATTTCTAGCAATGATGACAACGAGTCTTCACAGAACACAGCCAGCACTGTCCAGTATTCTACTGTGGTGCACAGTGGCTACAGACACCAGGTTCCATCGGTCCAAGTCTTCTCAAGATCCGAGTCCACTCAGCCCCTGTTAGATTCGGAAGAGCGGTCCGAAGATCTACAGTTGGTAGATAGTGTAGACAGTGGAGATGGCATTTTACCCAGGCAACAGTATTTCAAACAGAATTGCAGTCAGCCTGAAACCAGTCCAGACATTTCACATTTTGAAAGGTCAAAGCAGGTTTCATCAGGCAGTGAGGAAGATTTTGTTAGAATTAAACAGCAGCAGATTTCAGATCGTATTTCACAGGCCTGTGGATCCGGGCAAATGAAAATGTTTCCGGAAGTTTCTGCAGTAGATGCTTTTAGCCCTGGGACTGAGGGACAAGTGGAGAGATTCGAGCCAGCTGGAATGGAGGCTGTGATGGATGAAGAAATATCTAAAAGTTACTTACCACAGACTGTAAGACAAGGTGGCTACATGCCCCAGTGA
- the Il6st gene encoding interleukin-6 receptor subunit beta isoform X1, with product MLTLLFWLVQAWVLFLTAEPLGKLVEPCGYISPESPVIQRGTNFTAVCVLTEKCMDYFHVNASYLVWKTNHLSVPKEQYAIVNRSTSSVTFTNVGSLNVQLTCNVLTYGQIEQNVYGINIRSGFPPEKPKNLNCIVNDTKNMLCQWNPGRETYLETNYTLKSEWATDRFADCRAERDTPNFCLVQNIPVFFVNLEVWVEAENALGKVSSNHINFDPVDKVKTSSPYNLSVSNSEELSTILKLTWINPSIKDIVQLKYNIDYKTKDASTWSQIPPEDIVSTRSSFTVQDLKPFTEYVFRIRCMKGDGKGYWSDWSEPASGITYEDRPSKAPSFWFKINSSKTHDSNRSVQLMWKTLPPFEANGKILNYEVILKGKTHLQNYTVNNTNFTVNLTNDRYIATLAARNLVGKSDAAVLTIPAFDFQASHPVMDLKAFPNDNKLWVEWTSPSKSVKKYIIEWCQLSDTSPCEPDWQQEESTVHHTYLKGDLKESVCYLITVTPVYSYGPGSPVSTKAYLKQAAPSRGPTVRTKKVGKNEAVLEWERLPVDDQNGFIRNYTIFYKSSIGNETVVRVDSSHTEYTLSPLTSDTLYMVRMAAYTDEGGKYGPEFTFTTPKFAQGEIEAIVVPVCLAFLLVTLLGVLFCFNKRDLIKKHIWPNVPDPSKSQIAQWSPHTPPRHNFSPKDKMYSDGNFTDVSVVEIEANDKKPFPEDLKSLDLFKKEKTSTEGHSSGIGGSSCMSSSRPSISSNDDNESSQNTASTVQYSTVVHSGYRHQVPSVQVFSRSESTQPLLDSEERSEDLQLVDSVDSGDGILPRQQYFKQNCSQPETSPDISHFERSKQVSSGSEEDFVRIKQQQISDRISQACGSGQMKMFPEVSAVDAFSPGTEGQVERFEPAGMEAVMDEEISKSYLPQTVRQGGYMPQ from the exons ATGTTGACGTTGCTGTTCTGGCTAGTGCAAGCTTGGGTTCTTTTCCTCACTGCTGAACCTTTAG GTAAACTTGTGGAGCCTTGTGGTTATATCAGCCCTGAATCTCCAGTGATACAACGTGGTACAAATTTCACGGCTGTTTGTGTGCTAACAGAAAAGTGTATGGACTATTTTCATGTAAATGCTAGTTATCTCGTCTGGAAAACAAACCATCTTTCTGTTCCTAAAGAACAATATGCCATTGTAAACAGATCAACGTCCAGCGTCACCTTTACAAATGTGGGTTCTCTGAATGTTCAGCTTACATGCAACGTTCTTACCTATGGGCAGATTGAGCAGAATGTCTACGGAATCAACATCCGTTCAGGCT ttccTCCAGAAAAACCTAAAAACCTGAATTGCATTGTGAATGATACGAAGAATATGCTGTGTCAGTGGAACCCTGGAAGGGAGACATACTTAGAAACAAACTACACTTTGAAATCTGAATG GGCGACAGACAGGTTTGCTGACTGTAGAGCAGAACGTGACACCCCAAACTTTTGCCTTGTTCAAAATATTCCTGTGTTTTTTGTCAACCTTGAAGTCTGGGTAGAAGCAGAGAATGCCCTTGGGAAAGTCTCATCCAATCATATAAATTTTGATCCTGTAGATAAAG tGAAGACCAGTTCACCATATAATTTATCTGTGAGCAACTCAGAGGAACTGTCCACTATCTTAAAATTAACATGGATCAATCCAAGTATTAAAGATATTGTacaactgaaatataatattgattatAAGACCAAGGATGCCTCAACTTGGAGCCAG ATCCCTCCTGAAGATATAGTCTCCACCCGATCCAGCTTCACTGTCCAGGACCTTAAGCCCTTCACGGAGTATGTGTTTAGGATTCGCTGTATGAAGGGAGACGGGAAAGGCTACTGGAGTGACTGGAGTGAACCTGCAAGTGGAATCACATATGAAGACA gACCATCCAAAGCACCAAGTTTCTGGTTTAAGATAAATTCATCTAAAACTCATGACTCTAATAGATCTGTACAGCTTATGTGGaag ACACTGCCTCCTTTTGAAGCCAATGGGAAAATCTTGAATTATGAAGTGATTCTAAAAGGGAAAACACATCTACAAAATTACACTGTTAATAACACGAACTTCACAGTAAATCTCACAAATGATCGTTATATAGCAACTCTAGCAGCAAGAAATCTGGTTGGCAAGTCAGACGCAGCAGTGTTGACCATCCCCGCCTTTGACTTTCAAG cttCTCATCCTGTAATGGATCTGAAAGCATTCCCCAATGATAACAAGCTTTGGGTGGAGTGGACATCTCCAAGTAAATCTGTGAAGAAATACATAATTGAATGGTGCCAGCTGTCAGACACATCGCCCTGTGAACCAGACTGGCAGCAGGAAGAAAGCACTGTGCATCACACCTACTTAAAAG GGGACCTGAAGGAGAGCGTATGCTACCTGATCACAGTGACTCCTGTGTATTCATATGGCCCCGGAAGCCCCGTGTCTACAAAGGCATACCTGAAACAAGCTG CACCTTCTAGAGGACCTACTGTTCGGACAAAaaaagtggggaaaaatgaggctgTGTTAGAGTGGGAACGACTTCCTGTTGATGATCAGAATGGATTTATTAGAAATTATACTATATTTTATAAAAGCAGCATTGGAAATGAAACAG TAGTGCGTGTGGATTCTTCCCACACGGAATACACTCTATCCCCTCTGACGAGCGACACACTGTACATGGTGCGAATGGCAGCGTACACCGATGAAGGTGGCAAGTATGGCCCAGAGTTCACCTTCACCACAccaaagtttg ctcaaggagaAATAGAAGCCATAGTTGTACCTGTCTGCTTAGCGTTCCTACTGGTAACTCTTCTGGGAGTGTTGTTCTGCTTTAATAAGCGAGACTT aatTAAAAAGCACATCTGGCCTAATGTTCCAGATCCTTCAAAGAGTCAGATTGCCCAGTGGTCACCTCACACACCGCCAAGG CACAACTTCAGTCCAAAAGATAAGATGTATTCGGATGGCAATTTCACTGATGTAAGTGTTGTAGAAATAGAAGCAAATGACAAAAAGCCTTTTCCAGAGGATCTGAAATCACTGGACCTATTCAAGAAGGAAAAAACGAGTACGGAGGGCCACAGCAGTGGTATCGGCGGGTCTTCATGCATGTCATCTTCGAGGCCAAGCATTTCTAGCAATGATGACAACGAGTCTTCACAGAACACAGCCAGCACTGTCCAGTATTCTACTGTGGTGCACAGTGGCTACAGACACCAGGTTCCATCGGTCCAAGTCTTCTCAAGATCCGAGTCCACTCAGCCCCTGTTAGATTCGGAAGAGCGGTCCGAAGATCTACAGTTGGTAGATAGTGTAGACAGTGGAGATGGCATTTTACCCAGGCAACAGTATTTCAAACAGAATTGCAGTCAGCCTGAAACCAGTCCAGACATTTCACATTTTGAAAGGTCAAAGCAGGTTTCATCAGGCAGTGAGGAAGATTTTGTTAGAATTAAACAGCAGCAGATTTCAGATCGTATTTCACAGGCCTGTGGATCCGGGCAAATGAAAATGTTTCCGGAAGTTTCTGCAGTAGATGCTTTTAGCCCTGGGACTGAGGGACAAGTGGAGAGATTCGAGCCAGCTGGAATGGAGGCTGTGATGGATGAAGAAATATCTAAAAGTTACTTACCACAGACTGTAAGACAAGGTGGCTACATGCCCCAGTGA